From Streptomonospora salina, the proteins below share one genomic window:
- a CDS encoding MFS transporter, whose protein sequence is MATTPPPPASPPPGAAPGPPSATGRERRAWYFYDWANSVFFTSVISVFFGPYLTTLAQNAAGPGGRISVLGWMIDPTALYPYATSLSVLLQLVALPAVGAIADYTGRKRELMGVLAYIGAFATMGLYFVDGTEYLLGAGLFVLANLVLGASVVVYNSFLPDLAAPDERDTVSSRGWALGYLGGALLLSLHLVLYLFHGAFGLEQGHAVRIAMASAGVWWAVFTLIPLTRLRNRYRGSVLTGTRPAEPGRATTSRMVTGSFVQLWHTVRSLRAYPRTLLFLVAYILFNDGIQTVIAFAATFADQALGLGQEVQIGAILMVQFVAFGGALAVGAIGRRLGTKRTILGSLVVWTAVVAVAPLLSEGSAVQFFILAFFIAIVLGGTQALSRSLFSHLVPAGKEAEYFGLYEISDKGSAFLGSLALGVALDATGGDYRLAILSLVVFFVLGFAVLASLGVSRGIRDAGNTVPDAV, encoded by the coding sequence ATGGCCACCACTCCCCCTCCCCCGGCTTCCCCGCCGCCCGGCGCGGCACCCGGCCCGCCCTCCGCCACGGGACGCGAGCGCCGCGCCTGGTACTTCTACGACTGGGCGAACTCGGTCTTCTTCACGTCGGTCATTTCGGTCTTCTTCGGTCCGTACCTGACTACTCTGGCCCAGAACGCCGCCGGCCCCGGAGGCCGGATCAGCGTGCTGGGCTGGATGATCGACCCCACCGCGCTCTACCCCTACGCGACCTCGCTGTCGGTACTGCTGCAGCTGGTGGCACTGCCCGCCGTGGGGGCGATCGCCGACTACACCGGACGCAAGCGCGAGCTGATGGGCGTGCTGGCCTACATCGGGGCCTTCGCCACGATGGGCCTGTACTTCGTCGACGGCACCGAGTACCTGCTGGGCGCCGGCCTGTTCGTGCTGGCCAACCTCGTCCTGGGCGCGTCGGTCGTGGTCTACAACTCCTTCCTTCCGGACTTGGCCGCGCCCGACGAGCGCGACACCGTCTCTTCGCGCGGCTGGGCGCTGGGCTACCTCGGCGGCGCGCTGCTGCTGAGCCTGCACCTGGTGCTCTACCTCTTCCACGGGGCGTTCGGCCTGGAGCAGGGCCACGCCGTGCGCATCGCCATGGCGTCGGCGGGCGTGTGGTGGGCGGTGTTCACCCTGATCCCGCTGACGCGGCTGCGCAACCGCTACCGCGGCAGCGTGCTGACGGGCACCCGGCCCGCCGAACCGGGCCGGGCCACCACTTCCCGCATGGTGACCGGCAGCTTCGTCCAGCTCTGGCACACCGTGCGCAGTCTGCGCGCCTACCCCCGGACACTGCTGTTCCTGGTGGCCTACATCCTGTTCAACGACGGCATCCAGACCGTGATCGCGTTCGCGGCGACCTTCGCCGACCAGGCGCTGGGCCTGGGCCAGGAAGTGCAGATCGGCGCCATCCTGATGGTGCAGTTCGTGGCCTTCGGCGGTGCGCTGGCGGTGGGCGCGATCGGGCGCCGGCTGGGCACCAAGCGCACGATCCTGGGCAGCCTGGTCGTATGGACGGCGGTGGTGGCCGTGGCGCCGCTGCTGAGCGAGGGATCGGCGGTGCAGTTCTTCATCCTGGCGTTCTTCATCGCCATCGTGCTGGGCGGCACCCAGGCGCTGTCGCGGTCGCTGTTCTCCCACCTGGTCCCGGCCGGCAAGGAGGCCGAGTATTTCGGCCTCTACGAGATCAGCGACAAGGGGTCGGCGTTTCTGGGGTCGCTGGCGCTGGGGGTGGCGCTGGACGCCACCGGCGGCGACTACCGGCTGGCGATCCTGTCACTGGTGGTGTTCTTCGTCCTGGGCTTCGCGGTCCTGGCTTCGCTGGGTGTATCCCGCGGCATCCGCGACGCCGGCAACACCGTGCCCGACGCCGTCTAG
- a CDS encoding aminopeptidase, translating into MTARKPHTEPSRRSAAGALLTATALLLTAAPAAADPAPAAGDITDRIEAVPGLRIIDETDTAPGFRYFVLGYEQPADHAAPGGDSFEQRLTLLHRGLDRPTVLHTSGYGVGLGAFRSEPTRIVDGNQISTEQRFFEPSRPDPADWDDLDIRQAAADHHRLVEALDDVYEREWISTGASKGGMTSVYHRRFYPGDVDGTVAYVAPNDVLDHEDHAYRRFFRTVGDDPRCRRGLEDLQRAALERRDELVDHYRGRAEENGWTFHRSLGSADKALEMLVLDTPWAFWQYQPHTEACADVPAPEASTGDIAAFLDEVAGFAFYTDQGTEPYIPYYFQAATQLGTPSVPTRHLDGLLRYPGLFQAGSYLPEDMDVPRFDRWAMPDIDHWVTHRSERMLFVDGEYDPWGAEPFRVLGKRDTMRFVAPGANHGADIAALSGEDRSAATAALRRWSGVGDEPATMADRVPELDDAGERRERVERGFR; encoded by the coding sequence GTGACCGCCCGAAAACCGCACACGGAACCGTCCCGGCGCAGCGCCGCCGGAGCCCTGCTGACCGCGACCGCACTGCTGCTGACCGCGGCACCGGCCGCCGCCGACCCCGCTCCCGCCGCCGGCGACATCACCGACCGGATCGAGGCAGTACCGGGCCTGCGCATCATCGACGAGACCGACACCGCACCCGGATTCCGCTACTTCGTCCTGGGGTACGAGCAGCCCGCCGACCACGCCGCCCCCGGCGGCGACAGCTTCGAACAGCGCCTGACCCTGCTGCACCGCGGCCTCGACCGGCCCACCGTACTGCACACCAGCGGATACGGTGTCGGCCTCGGCGCCTTCCGAAGCGAGCCCACCCGCATCGTCGACGGCAACCAGATCTCCACCGAGCAGCGGTTCTTCGAGCCCTCCCGCCCGGACCCCGCCGACTGGGACGATCTGGACATCCGCCAGGCCGCCGCCGACCACCACCGCCTCGTCGAGGCGCTCGACGACGTCTACGAGCGGGAGTGGATCTCGACCGGAGCCTCGAAGGGCGGCATGACCTCGGTCTACCACCGCCGCTTCTACCCCGGCGACGTCGACGGCACCGTCGCCTACGTCGCCCCCAACGACGTCCTCGACCACGAGGACCACGCCTACCGGCGGTTCTTCCGCACCGTCGGCGACGACCCCCGGTGCCGGCGGGGCCTGGAGGACCTCCAGCGCGCGGCGCTGGAGCGGCGGGACGAGCTCGTGGACCACTACAGGGGACGGGCCGAGGAGAACGGCTGGACCTTCCACCGCTCCCTCGGCAGCGCCGACAAGGCCCTGGAGATGCTCGTCCTCGACACCCCCTGGGCGTTCTGGCAATACCAGCCCCACACCGAGGCCTGCGCCGACGTGCCGGCGCCCGAGGCCTCCACCGGCGACATCGCGGCGTTCCTCGACGAGGTCGCCGGGTTCGCCTTCTACACCGACCAGGGAACCGAGCCCTACATCCCCTACTACTTCCAGGCCGCCACCCAGCTGGGGACCCCGAGCGTGCCCACGCGCCACCTCGACGGCCTGCTGCGCTACCCCGGCCTGTTCCAGGCCGGCAGCTACCTGCCCGAGGACATGGACGTCCCGCGCTTCGACCGGTGGGCCATGCCCGACATCGACCACTGGGTGACCCACCGGTCCGAGCGCATGCTCTTCGTCGACGGCGAGTACGACCCGTGGGGCGCCGAGCCCTTCAGGGTCCTCGGCAAGCGTGACACCATGCGCTTCGTCGCCCCGGGTGCCAACCACGGCGCCGACATCGCCGCGCTGTCCGGCGAGGACCGCTCGGCGGCCACCGCGGCGCTGCGCCGCTGGAGCGGCGTGGGCGACGAGCCCGCCACTATGGCCGACCGGGTGCCCGAACTCGACGACGCCGGCGAGCGCCGGGAGCGGGTCGAGCGCGGATTCCGGTAG
- a CDS encoding nitroreductase family deazaflavin-dependent oxidoreductase, giving the protein MLFGKEHVERYRATDGAEGHEWNGTTVLLLTTTGRNSGEPRTTPLIYRPDGGAYVVVASNGGAPDHPQWYKNLQADPQARVQVGAEEFGARARTAAPGEKSRLWSSMAEVWPQYDEYQKSTDRDIPVVLLEPVS; this is encoded by the coding sequence ATGCTGTTCGGCAAGGAGCACGTCGAGCGCTACCGCGCGACCGACGGCGCGGAGGGCCACGAGTGGAACGGCACCACGGTGCTGCTGCTGACCACAACCGGACGCAATTCCGGCGAGCCGCGCACCACGCCGCTGATCTACCGGCCCGACGGCGGGGCCTACGTGGTCGTGGCCTCCAACGGCGGCGCACCCGACCACCCGCAGTGGTACAAGAACCTGCAGGCCGACCCGCAGGCGCGGGTGCAGGTCGGAGCCGAGGAGTTCGGCGCCCGGGCGCGCACCGCCGCCCCCGGGGAGAAGAGCCGGCTGTGGTCCTCCATGGCCGAGGTGTGGCCGCAGTACGACGAGTACCAGAAGAGCACCGACCGCGACATTCCGGTCGTGCTGCTGGAGCCCGTGTCCTGA
- the lnt gene encoding apolipoprotein N-acyltransferase, producing MVTDDAQDTGDNAQAAAPAVRQPPRSSLTGPAPRALAAAAAGLCQLLSLPPYGLWWLGPVGAALLTLAVMGARARRAAWLGAVCGAALMVPLLRWQDVLGTDVWLLIAAAEAVYFAPMAAGLALVVRLPGWPVWTAALWVLQEAVRARFPLGGFPWGKLAFAQPDTPFTGYAAAGSSPLTTFAVALVGALLLAAALRLARRPRRARRAPAAAGLLAGAVALTGAGAVLPAATAPAVDHTATVALVQGNVPGVGQMSVLGERMEVLGNHVDGVHRLAERVEAGEAPRPDLVVLPENASDIDAYADPAAADMIDAAARDIGAPLLFGITRYSADGTEREVRSVVWEPGAGPVDHYTKRYLVPFGEYVPYRDFFTRFVERLDQVGSDAVPGTEPGALDMGGTALATAICFDVAFDRPVREAVAAGGQIIAVPTNNANYNFTGQSDQQLAITRLRAVEHGRPAVVASTSGISAVVTAGGRIDYRSPEAEPAVHVAEIPAMTGQTPATRLGALPEAALCALALGALAAAAGRGLRRARAEPARGGRSGGAGGADPPEAAQ from the coding sequence GTGGTTACCGACGACGCCCAGGACACGGGCGACAACGCGCAGGCCGCCGCTCCGGCGGTCCGGCAACCCCCTCGAAGCTCGCTGACCGGCCCCGCCCCGCGCGCCCTCGCGGCCGCGGCGGCGGGGCTGTGCCAACTTCTCTCCCTGCCCCCGTACGGCCTCTGGTGGCTCGGACCGGTCGGCGCCGCCCTGCTCACTCTTGCCGTCATGGGCGCCCGCGCGCGCCGCGCGGCGTGGCTGGGCGCGGTCTGCGGCGCGGCGCTGATGGTTCCCCTGCTGCGCTGGCAGGACGTCCTCGGCACGGACGTATGGCTGCTGATCGCCGCCGCCGAGGCCGTCTACTTCGCCCCGATGGCCGCGGGCCTGGCCCTGGTCGTACGGCTGCCGGGATGGCCGGTGTGGACCGCGGCGCTGTGGGTGCTGCAGGAAGCCGTGCGCGCCCGGTTCCCGCTCGGCGGATTCCCCTGGGGCAAGCTCGCCTTCGCCCAGCCCGACACCCCCTTCACCGGCTATGCGGCCGCGGGATCGTCGCCGCTGACCACGTTCGCCGTGGCGCTGGTAGGCGCCCTGCTGCTGGCGGCGGCGCTGCGCCTGGCCCGCCGGCCGCGCCGGGCGCGCCGGGCGCCGGCCGCCGCCGGCCTGCTCGCGGGCGCCGTCGCGCTCACCGGAGCCGGCGCGGTCCTGCCCGCCGCCACCGCGCCCGCCGTCGACCACACCGCCACCGTCGCCCTCGTCCAGGGCAACGTGCCGGGCGTGGGGCAGATGAGCGTCCTGGGCGAGCGCATGGAGGTGCTGGGCAACCACGTCGACGGCGTGCACCGGCTGGCCGAGCGCGTCGAGGCCGGCGAGGCGCCCCGGCCCGACCTCGTGGTGCTGCCGGAGAACGCCAGCGACATCGACGCCTACGCCGACCCGGCCGCCGCCGACATGATCGACGCTGCCGCCCGCGACATCGGCGCCCCCCTGCTGTTCGGGATCACCCGCTACAGCGCTGACGGCACCGAGCGCGAGGTGCGCAGCGTGGTGTGGGAGCCCGGTGCGGGGCCGGTCGACCACTACACCAAGCGCTACCTCGTGCCCTTCGGCGAGTACGTCCCCTACCGGGACTTCTTCACCCGCTTCGTCGAGCGGCTGGACCAGGTCGGCAGCGACGCGGTCCCCGGAACCGAGCCCGGCGCGCTGGACATGGGCGGTACGGCGCTGGCCACCGCGATCTGCTTCGACGTGGCCTTCGACCGGCCGGTCCGCGAAGCGGTGGCCGCGGGCGGCCAGATCATCGCGGTCCCCACGAACAACGCCAACTACAACTTCACCGGCCAATCCGATCAGCAGTTGGCCATCACCCGGCTGCGCGCGGTCGAGCACGGCCGCCCCGCCGTGGTGGCCTCCACCAGCGGCATCAGCGCCGTGGTCACCGCCGGGGGCCGGATCGACTACCGCTCGCCCGAGGCCGAGCCGGCGGTGCACGTCGCCGAGATCCCCGCCATGACCGGGCAGACTCCGGCCACCCGCCTGGGGGCGCTGCCCGAAGCCGCTCTGTGCGCCCTGGCGCTGGGCGCGCTCGCGGCGGCGGCCGGGCGGGGCCTCCGCCGGGCACGCGCCGAGCCCGCCCGGGGCGGGCGGTCCGGCGGCGCGGGCGGGGCCGATCCGCCGGAGGCGGCGCAGTGA
- a CDS encoding HAD-IIA family hydrolase: MDMDGVLVHEEHLIPGADVFVSELRENGIGFMVLTNNSIYTPRDLRARLRRSGLDIPEESIWTSALATARFLREQRPGGSAYVVGESGLTTALHSIGYVLTDRDPDYVVLGETRTYSFEAITRAIRLVESGARFIATNPDEKGPSREGSLPATGAVAALIERATGRAPYYVGKPNPLMMRSALRALGAHSESTVMIGDRMDTDVRSGLEAGLQSLLVLSGISGRETAELFPYRPTKVLNSVADLVGHTRDPFGEDTTADQAQGS; this comes from the coding sequence ATGGACATGGACGGGGTCCTGGTGCACGAAGAGCACCTCATCCCCGGCGCCGACGTGTTCGTCTCCGAATTGCGGGAGAACGGAATCGGCTTCATGGTCCTGACGAACAACTCCATCTACACGCCGCGCGACCTGCGGGCCCGCCTGCGGCGCAGCGGCCTGGACATCCCCGAGGAATCCATCTGGACCTCCGCTCTGGCCACCGCGCGGTTCCTGCGCGAGCAGCGGCCCGGCGGATCGGCCTACGTGGTGGGGGAGTCGGGCCTGACCACCGCGCTGCACAGCATCGGCTACGTGCTCACCGACCGCGACCCCGACTACGTGGTGCTGGGCGAGACCCGCACCTACAGCTTCGAGGCGATCACCCGCGCGATCCGGTTGGTGGAGAGCGGCGCGCGGTTCATCGCGACCAACCCCGACGAGAAGGGGCCCAGTCGCGAAGGGTCGCTGCCGGCCACCGGCGCGGTGGCGGCGCTGATCGAGCGCGCGACCGGGCGAGCGCCGTATTACGTGGGCAAGCCCAATCCGCTGATGATGCGTTCGGCGCTGCGGGCGCTGGGCGCCCACTCCGAGAGCACCGTCATGATCGGCGACCGCATGGACACCGACGTGCGCTCCGGACTGGAGGCGGGCCTGCAGTCGCTGCTGGTGCTGTCGGGGATCTCCGGCCGCGAGACGGCCGAGCTCTTCCCCTACCGCCCGACGAAGGTCCTGAATTCGGTGGCCGACCTCGTGGGCCACACCCGCGACCCCTTCGGCGAGGACACGACCGCCGACCAGGCTCAGGGTTCCTGA
- a CDS encoding FxsA family protein, whose translation MPLLIVIALMALPFLEIWLMIMVGQQIGVAWTVALLFALSAAGVVVLRSAGTKTFREANEAMRTGSPPQSGLLDTLMLMVGGILLLTPGFVTAAFGAVMALPFTRPALRWAFAAWAERRVTRMRDAAEAEFVARGGRIPPEPGGKDGRAPGGGRVVRGRIVEDE comes from the coding sequence ATGCCCCTGCTGATCGTCATCGCGCTGATGGCGCTGCCTTTCCTGGAGATCTGGCTGATGATCATGGTCGGCCAGCAGATCGGCGTCGCCTGGACCGTCGCGCTGCTGTTCGCGCTGAGCGCCGCGGGCGTCGTCGTGCTGCGCAGCGCCGGAACCAAGACCTTCCGCGAGGCGAACGAGGCCATGCGCACCGGCTCGCCTCCGCAGTCGGGGCTGCTGGACACGCTGATGCTGATGGTGGGCGGCATCCTGCTGCTCACCCCGGGGTTCGTCACCGCCGCCTTCGGCGCCGTGATGGCGCTGCCCTTCACCCGACCGGCGCTGCGCTGGGCGTTCGCGGCCTGGGCCGAGCGCCGCGTCACCCGCATGCGCGACGCCGCCGAGGCCGAGTTCGTCGCCCGGGGCGGCCGCATCCCGCCCGAGCCCGGAGGCAAGGACGGCCGCGCCCCCGGCGGCGGCCGCGTCGTGCGGGGCCGCATCGTCGAGGACGAGTGA
- a CDS encoding RNA polymerase-binding protein RbpA, whose amino-acid sequence MAERALRGTRLGATSYENDRNTDLAPRQEVTYDCPRGHRFPITFATEAEVPTNWECRFCGETALMVDGKESQEKKAKPARTHWDMLLERRSMEDLEEVLNERLELLRSRRREEQEHMEAIAEERRSA is encoded by the coding sequence ATGGCCGAGCGAGCACTTCGCGGCACACGACTCGGGGCGACGAGCTACGAGAACGACCGCAACACCGACCTGGCACCGCGCCAAGAGGTCACCTACGACTGCCCTCGGGGTCATCGCTTCCCCATCACGTTCGCGACCGAAGCCGAGGTCCCCACGAACTGGGAGTGCCGCTTCTGCGGCGAGACCGCGCTGATGGTCGACGGCAAGGAGTCGCAGGAGAAGAAGGCCAAGCCCGCGCGGACCCACTGGGACATGCTCCTGGAGCGCCGCAGCATGGAGGACCTCGAAGAGGTCCTCAACGAGCGCTTGGAGCTGCTCAGGTCCCGCCGCAGGGAAGAGCAGGAGCACATGGAGGCGATCGCCGAAGAGCGGCGCAGCGCCTGA